In the Oryza glaberrima chromosome 6, OglaRS2, whole genome shotgun sequence genome, one interval contains:
- the LOC127776572 gene encoding putative cellulose synthase-like protein D5, with amino-acid sequence MSGDYANYTVLMPPTPDNQPSGGAPPAAPSAGGARPGDLPLPPYGSSSSSRLVNRRGGGDDGAKMDRRLSTARVPAPSSNKSLLVRSQTGDFDHNRWLFETKGTYGIGNAYWPQDNVYGDDGGGGGAVKMEDLVEKPWKPLSRKVPIPPGILSPYRLLVLVRFVALFLFLVWRVTNPNMDALWLWGISIVCEFWFAFSWLLDQMPKLNPINRAADLAALKEKFESPSPTNPTGRSDLPGLDVFISTADPYKEPTLVTANTLLSILATEYPVEKLFVYISDDGGALLTFESMAEACAFAKVWVPFCRKHSIEPRNPDSYFTQKGDPTKGKKRPDFVKDRRWIKREYDEFKIRVNSLPDLIRRRANALNARERKLARDKQAAGDADALASVKAATWMADGTHWPGTWLDPSPDHAKGDHASIVQVMIKNPHHDVVYGEAGDHPYLDMTDVDMRIPMFAYLSREKRAGYDHNKKAGAMNAMVRASAILSNGPFMLNFDCDHYIYNCQAIREAMCYMLDRGGDRICYIQFPQRFEGIDPSDRYANHNTVFFDGNMRALDGLQGPMYVGTGCLFRRYAIYGFNPPRAIEYRGTYGQTKVPIDPRQGSEAMPGAGGGRSGGGSVGGDHELQALSTAHPDHEAPQKFGKSKMFIESIAVAEYQGRPLQDHPSVLNGRPPGALLMPRPPLDAATVAESVSVISCWYEDNTEWGQRVGWIYGSVTEDVVTGYRMHNRGWRSVYCITRRDAFRGTAPINLTDRLHQVLRWATGSVEIFFSKNNAVLASRRLKFLQRMAYLNVGIYPFTSLFLIMYCLLPALSLFSGQFIVATLDPTFLSYLLLITITLMLLCLLEVKWSGIGLEEWWRNEQFWVIGGTSAHLAAVLQGLLKVVAGIEISFTLTAKAAAEDDDDPFAELYLIKWTSLFIPPLAVIGINIIALVVGVSRTVYAEIPQYSKLLGGGFFSFWVLAHYYPFAKGLMGRRGRTPTIVYVWAGLISITVSLLWITISPPDDSVAQGGIDV; translated from the coding sequence ATGTCGGGCGACTACGCCAACTACACCGTCCTCATGCCGCCCACCCCGGACAACCAGCCGTCCGGGGGTGCCCCGCCCGCGGCGCCGTCCGCCGGTGGCGCTAGGCCGGGCGATCTGCCGCTCCCGCCCTAtggctcgtcgtcctcctccaggCTCGTCaaccggcgcggtggcggcgacgacggcgccaagATGGACCGGCGGCTGTCGACGGCGCGCGTCCCGGCGCCGTCCAGCAACAAGTCGCTGCTGGTGCGCAGCCAGACCGGTGACTTCGATCACAACCGGTGGCTGTTCGAGACCAAGGGCACGTACGGCATCGGGAACGCCTACTGGCCCCAGGACAACGtgtacggcgacgacggcggaggcggcggcgccgtcaagATGGAGGACCTCGTCGAGAAGCCGTGGAAGCCGCTGAGCCGCAAGGTGCCCATCCCTCCGGGCATCCTCAGCCCCTACAGGCTGCTGGTGTTGGTGCGGTTCGTGgcgctcttcctcttcttggtGTGGCGCGTCACCAACCCTAACATGGACGCGCTCTGGCTGTGGGGGATCTCCATCGTGTGCGAGTTCTGGTTCGCCTTCTCCTGGCTGCTCGACCAGATGCCCAAGCTGAACCCGATCAaccgcgccgccgacctcgccgcgctcAAGGAGAAGTtcgagtcgccgtcgccgacgaaccCGACGGGGCGCTCCGACCTGCCGGGGCTTGACGTCTTCATCTCCACCGCCGACCCCTACAAGGAGCCGACGCTGGTGACGGCCAACACGCTCCTCTCCATCCTCGCCACCGAGTACCCCGTGGAGAAGCTGTTCGTCTACatctccgacgacggcggcgcgctgcTGACCTTCGAGTCCATGGCGGAGGCGTGCGCGTTCGCCAAGGTGTGGGTGCCCTTCTGCCGCAAGCACAGCATCGAGCCGCGCAACCCGGATTCCTACTTCACGCAGAAGGGCGACCCGACCAAGGGCAAGAAGCGGCCGGACTTCGTCAAGGACCGCCGCTGGATCAAGCGCGAGTACGACGAGTTCAAGATCCGCGTGAACAGCCTCCCCgacctcatccgccgccgcgccaacgCCCTGAACGCCCGCGAGCGCAAGCTGGCGCGCGACAAgcaggccgccggcgacgccgacgcacTCGCCTCCGTGAAGGCCGCCACCTGGATGGCCGACGGCACGCACTGGCCGGGCACCTGGCTGGACCCGTCCCCCGACCACGCCAAGGGCGACCACGCCAGCATCGTGCAGGTGATGATCAAGAACCCGCACCACGACGTGGTGtacggcgaggccggcgaccaCCCGTACCTGGACATGACCGACGTGGACATGCGCATCCCGATGTTCGCCTACCTGTCGCGGGAGAAGCGCGCCGGGTACGACCACAACAAGAAGGCCGGCGCCATGAACGCCATGGTGCGGGCGTCGGCGATCCTCTCCAATGGCCCCTTCATGCTCAACTTCGACTGCGACCACTACATCTACAACTGCCAGGCCATCCGCGAGGCCATGTGCTACATGCtcgaccgcggcggcgaccgcatCTGCTACATCCAGTTCCCGCAGCGGTTCGAGGGGATCGACCCCTCCGACCGCTACGCCAACCACAACACCGTCTTCTTCGACGGCAACATGCGCGCGCTCGACGGCCTCCAGGGCCCCATGTACGTCGGCACGGGCTGCCTCTTCCGCCGCTACGCCATCTACGGCTTCAACCCGCCCCGCGCCATCGAGTACCGCGGCACCTACGGCCAGACCAAGGTGCCCATCGACCCGCGACAAGGCAGCGAAGCCatgcccggcgccggcggcggccgcagcggcggcggcagcgtgggcGGCGACCACGAGCTGCAGGCGCTGTCGACGGCGCACCCGGACCACGAGGCGCCGCAGAAGTTCGGCAAGTCCAAGATGTTCATCGAGTCCATCGCGGTGGCCGAGTACCAGGGGCGGCCGCTGCAGGACCACCCGTCCGTCCTGAACGGTCGCCCCCCCGGCGCGCTGCTgatgccgcggccgccgctggacgcggcgacggtggcggagtCGGTGTCGGTGATCTCGTGCTGGTACGAGGACAACACGGAGTGGGGGCAGCGCGTGGGGTGGATCTACGGGTCGGTGACGGAGGACGTGGTGACCGGGTACCGGATGCACAACCGCGGGTGGCGGTCGGTGTACTGCATCACCCGGCGCGACGCGTTCCGCGGGACGGCGCCGATCAACCTGACGGACAGGCTGCACCAGGTGCTCCGGTGGGCGACGGGGTCGGTGGAGATCTTCTTCTCCAAGAACAACGCGGTGCTGGCGTCCAGGCGGCTCAAGTTCCTGCAGCGGATGGCGTACCTCAACGTTGGGATCTACCCCTTCACGTCGCTCTTCCTCATCATGTACTGCCTCCTCCCGGCGCTGTCGCTCTTCTCGGGGCAGTTCATCGTGGCGACGCTGGACCCGACGTTCCTCTCCTACCTGCTGCTCATCACCATCACCCTCATGCTGCTCTGCCTGCTGGAGGTGAAGTGGTCCGGGATCGGGCTGGAGGAGTGGTGGCGGAACGAGCAGTTCTGGGTGATCGGCGGCACGTCGGCGCACCTGGCGGCGGTGCTGCAGGGCCTGCTCAAGGTGGTGGCCGGGATCGAGATCTCCTTCACGCTCacggccaaggcggcggcggaggacgacgacgaccccttcGCCGAGCTCTACCTCATCAAGTGGACGTCGCTCTTCatcccgccgctcgccgtcatcGGGATCAACATCatcgcgctcgtcgtcggcgtgtCGCGGACGGTGTACGCGGAGATCCCGCAGTACAGCaagctgctcggcggcggcttcttcAGCTTCTGGGTGCTCGCGCACTACTACCCGTTCGCCAAGGGCCTCATGGGCCGCCGCGGCAGGACGCCCACCATCGTCTACGTCTGGGCCGGCCTCATCTCCATCACCGTCTCCCTCCTCTGGATCACCATTAGCCCCCCGGATGATAGCGTCGCGCAGGGCGGCATCGACGTGTGA
- the LOC127776574 gene encoding uncharacterized protein LOC127776574, with product MGLLQQGCPWRRARPENGAASDGGSRGDASFPQAAHGLGAAGSASSAAARNGSSSSSLLSRRLRRSSAVEMRREWERRPLCGEVAGGTAAECAAVFCCFPFTVVELVVLAAVRVPTAPFEVALPPRPLSLVVVGGSERKQSKAGEAKRRRGEAQGPYAAALKVAHLAPDELACLMLHHCSMGAAAIPSSFPSIAW from the coding sequence ATGGGGCTGCTGCAGCAAGGGTGCccatggcggcgcgcgcgcccggAGAATGGTGCAGCCAGTGACGGCGGCTCCCGGGGCGACGCGAGCTTCCCCCAGGCGGCGCACGGGCTCGGGGCGGCGGGATCGGCGTCGTCAGCAGCGGCAAGGAAcggttcgtcgtcgtcgtcgttgttgtcgAGGAGGCTGAGGAGGTCGTCGGCCGTGGAGATGAGGAGGGAGTGGGAGCGGCGGCCGCTGTGCGGGGAGGTGGcgggcgggacggcggcggagtgCGCCGCGGTTTTCTGCTGCTTCCCCTTCACCGTCGTTGAGCTCGTCGTCCTAGCGGCCGTCCGCGTCCCCACCGCGCCATTCGaggtggcgctgccgccgcgtccactcagccttgtcgtcgtcggcggctcCGAGCGCAAGCAGAGCAAGGCGGGCGAAGCAAAGCGGCGGAGGGGCGAGGCTCAGGGTCCCTACGCGGCTGCGCTAAAAGTGGCGCACCTCGCACCCGACGAGCTGGCGTGCCTCATGCTCCATCACTGCTCCATGGGAGCAGCCGCCATACCCTCTTCCTTTCCCTCTATAGCCTGGTAA
- the LOC127776573 gene encoding probable aquaporin TIP2-2, producing the protein MSGNIAFGRFDDSFSAASLKAYVAEFISTLVFVFAGVGSAIAYTKLTGGAPLDPAGLVAVAVCHGFGLFVAVAIGANISGGHVNPAVTFGLALGGQITILTGVFYWVAQLLGAIVGAVLVQFCTGVATPTHGLSGVGAFEGVVMEIIVTFGLVYTVYATAADPKKGSLGTIAPIAIGFIVGANILVAGPFSGGSMNPARSFGPAVASGDYTNIWIYWVGPLVGGGLAGLVYRYVYMCGDHAPVASSEF; encoded by the exons atgTCGGGCAACATCGCCTTCGGCCGCTTCGATGACTCCTTCAGCGCGGCCTCCCTCAAGGCCTACGTCGCCGAGTTCATCTCCACCCTCGTCTTCGTCTTCGCCGGCGTCGGCTCCGCCATCGCCTACA CCAAGTtgaccggcggcgcgccgctTGACCCGGCCGGGCTGGTCGCCGTGGCGGTGTGCCACGGGTTCGGGCTGTTCGTGGCGGTGGCCATCGGCGCCAACATCTCCGGCGGCCACGTCAACCCGGCCGTCACCTTCGGCCTCGCCCTCGGCGGCCAGATCACCATCCTCACCGGCGTCTTCTACTGGGTCGCCCAGCTCCTCGGCGCCATCGTcggcgccgtcctcgtccaGTTCTGCACCGGCGTG GCGACACCGACGCACGGGCTGTCCGGCGTGGGCGCGTTCGAGGGCGTGGTGATGGAGATCATCGTCACCTTCGGGCTGGTGTACACCGTgtacgccaccgccgccgaccccaaGAAGGGGTCGCTCGGCACCATCGCGCCCATCGCCATCGGCTTCATCGTCGGCGCCAacatcctcgtcgccggcccctTCTCCGGCGGCTCCATGAACCCGGCGCGCTCCTTCGgccccgccgtcgccagcgGCGACTACACCAACATCTGGATCTACTGGGTCGGccccctcgtcggcggcggcctcgccggcctcgtctACCGGTACGTCTACATGTGCGGCGACCACGCCCCCGTTGCCAGCAGCGAGTTCTAA